A region from the Leptospirillum ferriphilum ML-04 genome encodes:
- the uvrB gene encoding excinuclease ABC subunit UvrB, producing the protein MKESPSGLSADRGNAPSPDSFAHTFRLAAGFSPSGDQERAIDVLSEGVLAGKTHQTLLGVTGSGKTFTMANVIQRVQKPSLILAPNKTLAAQLYREFKAFFPDNRVEYFVSYYDYYQPEAYIPSTDTYIEKDSAVNDLIDRMRHAATSSLLERRDTIVVASVSCIYGLGSPESYQKMHLYLERGQTLTREKLIERLVTIQYQRNDIELSRGTFRVRGDVVDIIPASYEDRAIRVELFGDEIERIREMDPLTGHELAVIPSVIIYPGTHYVLPPDELDRAMAGIEEELHARIREFRQSGKLLEAQRIEQRTLFDLEMIKEIGYCHGIENYSRHLSGRKAGEPPPTLFDYFPDDFLVIVDESHVAIPQVGGMYHGDYSRKKSLVEYGFRLPSAFDNRPLKFFEFEKTARQSLYVSATPGPYELRMSGGVTVEQIIRPTGLCDPEIEVVPATHQVDHLLGEIRTTVGQGDRVLVTTLTKKMAENLTEYLEERQVRVRYLHSEIDTLERMEILRDLRKGEFDVLVGINLLREGLDLPEVSLVAILDADKEGFLRSRRSLIQTAGRAARNVRGRVIFYGDKVTGSMEEAILETRRRREIQMAYNLERGITPRGIRKEIPESLYAVSEGDYVDVSLVEEVRGRLLEKEGDALPDGEIRKLMEKAASDLEFEKAAYYRDILRARGRDPDGKNLTVGKPGRRKKRSGPG; encoded by the coding sequence ATGAAAGAGAGCCCGTCCGGATTGTCGGCGGACAGGGGAAATGCTCCGTCTCCGGATTCTTTTGCGCACACGTTCCGGCTGGCGGCCGGATTTTCGCCGTCCGGGGACCAGGAACGGGCGATCGATGTGCTCTCCGAAGGGGTTCTGGCCGGAAAAACCCATCAGACCCTCCTGGGAGTCACCGGGTCCGGGAAGACGTTCACCATGGCCAATGTCATTCAGCGGGTCCAGAAACCCTCCCTGATCCTGGCCCCGAACAAGACTCTGGCCGCCCAGCTTTACCGCGAGTTCAAGGCGTTTTTTCCCGACAACCGGGTCGAGTATTTTGTCAGCTACTACGACTATTACCAGCCCGAAGCCTACATTCCCTCCACCGACACCTACATCGAAAAAGATTCGGCGGTCAACGACCTGATCGACCGCATGCGCCATGCCGCAACATCCTCTCTTCTGGAGAGGCGGGACACGATCGTGGTGGCGTCGGTGTCCTGCATTTATGGCCTTGGGTCTCCGGAGTCCTACCAGAAGATGCACCTCTACCTGGAGAGAGGGCAGACCCTGACACGGGAAAAACTCATCGAGCGTCTGGTGACGATCCAGTACCAGCGCAACGACATCGAATTGTCCCGGGGGACGTTTCGCGTCCGGGGAGATGTCGTGGACATCATTCCGGCGTCCTACGAAGACCGGGCGATCCGGGTGGAGCTGTTCGGAGATGAAATCGAGCGGATTCGGGAGATGGATCCGCTGACCGGCCACGAACTGGCCGTCATTCCGTCTGTCATTATTTACCCCGGAACGCATTATGTCCTCCCGCCCGACGAACTCGACCGGGCGATGGCCGGCATCGAAGAGGAGCTTCACGCCCGAATCCGCGAGTTCCGGCAGTCCGGAAAACTTCTGGAGGCCCAGCGTATCGAGCAGAGAACCCTCTTTGATCTCGAAATGATCAAGGAAATCGGATACTGCCATGGCATCGAGAATTACTCCCGCCATCTGTCCGGCCGCAAGGCGGGAGAGCCTCCCCCGACGCTTTTTGATTATTTTCCGGACGATTTCCTGGTGATCGTCGACGAAAGTCATGTCGCCATCCCCCAGGTGGGTGGCATGTACCATGGGGACTATTCCCGAAAAAAAAGTCTGGTGGAATATGGTTTCCGGCTTCCCTCCGCGTTCGACAACCGTCCCCTCAAGTTTTTCGAATTCGAAAAGACGGCACGGCAGTCCCTGTATGTTTCGGCGACACCCGGTCCCTACGAGCTCCGGATGTCAGGCGGGGTGACGGTGGAGCAGATCATTCGCCCGACCGGCCTGTGCGACCCGGAAATCGAAGTGGTTCCCGCCACCCACCAGGTGGATCATCTGCTGGGGGAAATCCGGACCACGGTAGGGCAGGGGGACCGTGTCCTGGTCACCACGCTGACAAAGAAGATGGCGGAAAACCTGACCGAATATCTGGAGGAGCGACAGGTCCGCGTCCGGTATCTGCATTCCGAAATCGATACGCTCGAACGGATGGAAATCCTTCGGGATCTCCGCAAGGGCGAGTTTGACGTCCTCGTGGGGATTAACCTGCTCCGGGAAGGTCTGGACTTGCCGGAAGTGTCTCTTGTGGCGATTCTGGATGCCGACAAGGAAGGGTTCCTCCGCTCCAGGAGGTCCCTGATCCAGACGGCGGGGCGGGCCGCCCGGAATGTGCGGGGACGTGTCATCTTCTATGGGGACAAGGTCACCGGATCGATGGAGGAGGCGATTCTGGAAACCCGGCGGCGCCGCGAGATCCAGATGGCCTACAATCTGGAACGGGGGATTACACCCCGCGGGATCAGGAAAGAGATTCCGGAGAGCCTGTATGCGGTTTCGGAAGGAGATTATGTTGATGTCTCGCTTGTGGAAGAGGTGCGCGGTCGCCTCCTGGAAAAAGAGGGAGACGCCCTGCCGGATGGCGAAATCCGGAAATTGATGGAGAAAGCCGCTTCGGACCTGGAGTTCGAAAAGGCCGCCTATTACCGGGATATCCTCCGCGCCCGGGGAAGGGATCCGGACGGAAAAAACCTGACGGTCGGAAAGCCGGGCCGGCGGAAAAAACGGTCCGGTCCAGGCTGA
- a CDS encoding DUF4321 domain-containing protein, whose translation MAQTKKGVMLLFLFIFLGAALGSILTAIFNVFVPSGPLAHIFLSQVTVGSLHPVTIGLVLLNLTFGLQLHINLLNILGMVMGYYVYQSS comes from the coding sequence TTGGCACAGACCAAAAAAGGCGTGATGCTTCTGTTTCTCTTTATTTTTCTGGGAGCGGCCCTGGGCTCGATTCTGACGGCCATCTTCAACGTGTTTGTCCCGTCCGGCCCCCTGGCGCACATCTTCCTGTCCCAGGTGACCGTCGGATCTCTTCACCCCGTCACCATCGGCCTTGTGCTCCTGAACCTGACCTTCGGATTGCAGCTCCACATCAACCTTCTGAATATTCTTGGCATGGTCATGGGATATTACGTCTACCAGAGTTCCTGA
- a CDS encoding ArsR/SmtB family transcription factor, producing MEFKSAESQTMSLKYASGARCLRILGHPVRLSLLRMLFEREWSVNEMARELEISQSNLSQHLTLLKDRGIIASRRDGHQVFYGIVDRRVLQFLELMDELFCRERPSGGEENP from the coding sequence ATGGAATTTAAATCCGCTGAGTCACAGACAATGTCTCTCAAGTATGCCTCGGGAGCCCGGTGTCTCCGGATCCTTGGTCACCCGGTGCGCCTGAGTCTTTTAAGGATGCTGTTCGAAAGAGAGTGGAGCGTCAACGAGATGGCCCGGGAGCTTGAAATCAGCCAGTCGAACCTCTCCCAGCACCTGACGCTCCTGAAAGACAGGGGGATCATTGCCTCCCGTCGGGACGGGCATCAGGTGTTTTACGGGATCGTGGACCGGCGGGTTCTGCAGTTTCTTGAACTGATGGACGAGCTGTTCTGCCGGGAGCGTCCATCCGGCGGGGAGGAAAACCCATGA
- a CDS encoding TolC family protein: MNRALRDGREKKGIQAFWLSGVLCVLGVLFLSAEKGSALTLGQAIDLALGNNPSQKSANLEEKLAHSQKIAAWGSYLPSLAVSETYINTNNPLTAFGILLNEGIVSQSTLSNINNLDNPSYTQTFGFAATVSETVYDGGNRYYGARAAAGEESRSRDLSRWKKETLIYDVTRAYLGILLADRRVAVVSEELAASNADKTTAREQWVRGKLLRSDYLRAKVRATRLAVELLKSRRDARLARLELSRLLGRKILPGESLEQPVRLFDASVVLLGELSRKGEPALVDQALRQRPDYQAVRQEVRVRDRQVHQALSGFLPQVTAQGIYNEYNEGLSAWGKQSYTALGQVSWNLLNGLGNMEGRQQAKLRLRMALYRKEDLTRQLRYEVSRSLTTALVAREALKADRQAVLQAREALHIVRARYKVGLTDVVQVLHSEARYHDVRLQELADRYRLEESLSNLLWVTGGLHRNLPIFD; encoded by the coding sequence ATGAATCGCGCTCTTCGGGACGGCCGGGAGAAAAAAGGAATCCAGGCTTTTTGGCTCTCAGGTGTCCTCTGTGTTCTGGGGGTCCTGTTTTTGTCTGCGGAAAAGGGTTCCGCCCTGACGCTCGGTCAGGCGATCGATCTCGCTCTGGGGAACAACCCTTCCCAGAAATCGGCCAATCTGGAGGAGAAGCTGGCGCACAGCCAGAAAATCGCGGCATGGGGTTCGTATCTTCCCTCTCTGGCGGTGAGCGAAACCTATATCAATACCAACAACCCCCTGACCGCCTTCGGCATTCTGCTCAATGAAGGAATCGTCAGCCAGTCCACTCTTTCCAACATCAACAATCTGGACAACCCGTCCTATACGCAGACATTCGGGTTCGCGGCCACTGTTTCGGAAACCGTGTACGACGGGGGAAACCGTTATTACGGTGCCCGGGCCGCGGCGGGGGAGGAGTCCCGGAGCCGGGATCTGTCCCGCTGGAAAAAAGAGACGCTGATCTATGACGTGACAAGGGCCTATCTGGGGATCCTCCTTGCGGACCGTCGTGTCGCCGTGGTTTCCGAGGAGCTCGCGGCGTCCAATGCGGATAAAACCACGGCCCGGGAGCAGTGGGTCCGCGGGAAACTGTTGCGCTCGGATTATCTCCGGGCAAAGGTCCGGGCCACACGTCTGGCCGTCGAGCTTCTGAAGTCCCGACGGGATGCGCGGCTTGCGCGACTGGAGCTTTCCCGCCTTCTGGGACGAAAAATTCTTCCCGGAGAGTCGCTTGAACAGCCCGTTCGGCTATTCGACGCCTCCGTCGTTCTTCTGGGCGAGCTGTCCCGAAAGGGCGAGCCGGCCCTGGTGGACCAGGCCCTGCGCCAGCGCCCGGACTATCAGGCGGTCAGGCAGGAAGTCCGTGTCCGGGATCGTCAGGTGCATCAGGCGCTGTCCGGGTTTTTGCCCCAGGTGACCGCGCAGGGGATCTACAACGAATACAATGAAGGACTCAGTGCCTGGGGCAAGCAATCCTATACCGCTCTCGGACAGGTCAGCTGGAACCTTCTGAACGGACTCGGAAACATGGAAGGTCGTCAGCAGGCAAAGCTTCGTCTCCGGATGGCCCTGTACAGGAAAGAGGACCTGACCCGGCAGTTGCGTTACGAAGTCTCCCGCAGTCTGACGACGGCCCTGGTCGCCCGGGAAGCCCTGAAGGCAGACCGCCAGGCGGTTCTTCAGGCCAGGGAAGCGCTTCATATCGTTCGCGCCCGCTACAAGGTCGGGTTGACAGATGTTGTGCAGGTGCTCCACTCCGAAGCCCGCTATCATGATGTGAGACTTCAGGAACTGGCGGATCGCTATCGTCTCGAGGAGTCCCTCTCCAATCTTTTGTGGGTGACGGGAGGGTTGCACCGGAACCTGCCCATTTTCGACTGA
- a CDS encoding efflux RND transporter periplasmic adaptor subunit — MLPSIRWFPFGIALSLMAGGLFACHQSGGEKRPSAQPPVSVDAIVIQPTGGQREGQVSAVVRARHEALIKSRVSGRVLSIPVALGQVVRKGEVLVRLSSGSQEAAVQAADATLQEARKNFDRIDALFQSSSATRAELDSAKKELDVALAQDQRAHSILGWSEIRAPFPGRISQKRVRVGDTVVPGTPLIAVLESGALEVKANLPSSWAGRVQPGQRATLEIGFPPRHVPVTIREIAAGTDPLSHTVRIRGNLSGADARGLRAGMFGTLSVPIGTENRILVPRSAVLDQDGLKEVFVVEGGKSYLQYVKTGKEDADRVEILSGLSGGETVVIHSDGRLENGTPVRVKGAA; from the coding sequence ATGTTGCCCAGTATCAGGTGGTTTCCTTTCGGGATTGCTCTCAGCCTCATGGCGGGGGGGTTGTTTGCCTGCCATCAATCGGGAGGCGAAAAACGTCCTTCGGCGCAGCCTCCGGTGAGCGTGGATGCGATTGTGATCCAGCCGACGGGGGGGCAGCGGGAGGGGCAGGTGTCGGCCGTCGTTCGCGCCCGGCATGAAGCTCTGATCAAGAGCCGCGTGTCCGGGAGGGTGCTTTCGATCCCTGTCGCTCTCGGACAGGTCGTCCGGAAGGGAGAAGTCCTGGTCCGGCTTTCGAGCGGATCGCAGGAAGCGGCCGTTCAGGCGGCAGATGCCACGCTCCAGGAAGCCCGCAAGAACTTTGACCGGATCGATGCTCTCTTTCAGAGTTCGAGCGCGACCCGCGCCGAACTGGACAGTGCGAAAAAAGAGCTGGACGTGGCTCTGGCGCAGGATCAGCGTGCCCATTCCATTCTCGGGTGGAGCGAAATTCGTGCCCCTTTCCCCGGACGGATTTCCCAGAAGCGCGTCCGCGTCGGCGACACCGTCGTTCCGGGGACCCCCCTGATTGCGGTTCTCGAATCGGGCGCTCTTGAAGTCAAGGCCAATCTTCCGTCGTCCTGGGCAGGACGTGTGCAACCGGGACAACGGGCAACCCTTGAAATCGGGTTCCCGCCCCGCCATGTTCCGGTGACCATCCGGGAGATTGCCGCCGGGACAGATCCGTTGAGCCATACGGTCCGTATTCGCGGAAACCTGTCGGGCGCGGATGCCCGCGGTCTCCGGGCAGGCATGTTCGGGACCCTTTCGGTTCCGATCGGAACGGAAAACCGGATTCTGGTTCCCCGGTCGGCAGTCCTCGACCAGGACGGGCTGAAGGAAGTGTTTGTCGTCGAAGGGGGGAAGAGCTACCTGCAATATGTGAAGACAGGGAAAGAGGACGCAGACCGTGTCGAGATCCTGTCCGGACTCTCCGGAGGGGAAACCGTGGTCATTCATTCGGACGGCCGTCTTGAAAACGGCACGCCCGTTCGTGTGAAAGGTGCCGCATGA
- a CDS encoding efflux RND transporter permease subunit yields the protein MKSSPGHDGEVENAPFRLGISGKLAKRFLHSRLTPIFVIVSLLLGGLAILKTPREEDPQIRVPVIDLFLRYPGASPKEMERNATAPLERHLSRIKGVKSVYSSSRRGSAVVTVRFHVGESMEPSLVKVYAEVMKSRAYLPAGVGPIIVRSKDVNSVPVLAVTLYSSTESDYLLRRLGRRIATSFKRLPGTSDVRVTGGRDRTVRIILDPSALRAHHLTVLDVRRSLVSSNASLSLGSFDKNNVSFRVALRGSLHRVEQVRNLVIGVFGGSDVHLSDVARVSDGPGPVTDYVWMGRGPREKDPGHYSAVTVSVAKKKGVNAVTVSRELLRKMNDLSKTLLPGDVRWSVTRNYGHTADEKADDLLKHLLVATVSVILLIGVALGIRETGVVAVAIPVTLALTLFFSMMIGYTVNRVTLFALIFSIGILVDDGIVVVENIYRHFHLTYGKKDIDTLSDRAIYAVNEVGNPTILATLTVIAALLPMAFVSGLMGPYMRPIPVNASLAMTGSLLVALIVTPYFAIRLIRPGGHHNPVSARFDAVARHLYRVLMVPLLASRLRQNLFLGAVLLLTAGVMGFFYERTLLLKMLPFDNKSEIDVVIDMPAGTTLEGTAAAAREVERVVLENPWVRMDQVYVGTAAPFDFNGLVRHYYLRRGKRVGEVHVNLLPKNRRPLQSHRIAEQIERSLQPVGARTGARIKVVEVPPGPPVFSPITAEVYGPDRKAIDDEARRLEGLFRTMPGVVDVDSSLDDPQTLYRLRVDQEKAALSGVSTEDIAQALEIGLHSVTGVLHTDSGKGFVPILVEYPRSVRSGIHNLNTILVRGREGEMIPVSSLVRVERGRAEETLYRKNLRPVAYVVGNTIGSDRSPVYEAVDLSRKMESQAKASGQTVRSYFWGYPFSEKNVSVRWGGEWQVTFVTFRDMGLAFAAAIILIYLLVVAEFESFVTPLIIMSPIPLALIGVIPGHLLLGSNFTATSMIGFIALGGIMVRNSILLVDFLHAKREEGVPLHQAILETGAVRTRPILLTALALVVGSFVILDDPIFRGMAISLLSGSVVSTLLTLFVVPLLIERIEGPSWNRAIDARSREEGR from the coding sequence ATGAAGTCTTCTCCCGGACACGACGGCGAAGTAGAAAACGCCCCTTTCCGGCTGGGGATTTCCGGAAAGCTGGCAAAGCGCTTCCTGCATTCCCGTCTGACGCCTATTTTCGTGATCGTCTCCCTTCTCCTGGGCGGTCTCGCCATCCTGAAAACACCCCGGGAAGAGGATCCCCAGATCCGGGTGCCGGTCATCGACCTTTTCTTACGGTATCCGGGTGCCTCTCCAAAAGAGATGGAGAGAAACGCAACGGCTCCTCTCGAACGTCATCTCAGCCGCATCAAGGGGGTCAAGAGCGTCTATTCCTCTTCCCGGCGGGGATCTGCCGTCGTGACGGTCCGCTTTCATGTGGGCGAGTCGATGGAGCCGAGTCTCGTCAAGGTCTACGCCGAAGTCATGAAGAGCCGGGCCTATCTGCCGGCCGGCGTCGGTCCGATCATCGTCCGTTCGAAGGATGTGAACAGCGTTCCCGTTCTGGCGGTCACGCTTTATTCATCCACCGAGTCGGACTATCTCCTCCGTCGTCTCGGACGGCGCATTGCCACCAGCTTCAAGAGGCTTCCCGGAACCAGCGACGTCCGGGTGACCGGAGGAAGGGACCGCACGGTCCGTATCATCCTCGATCCCTCTGCCCTCCGGGCGCATCACCTGACCGTGCTGGATGTGCGCAGGTCGCTGGTGTCCTCCAACGCGAGTCTGTCGCTTGGCAGCTTCGACAAGAACAATGTGTCGTTTCGTGTTGCTCTCCGGGGATCCCTCCACCGTGTGGAGCAGGTCCGGAATCTTGTCATCGGCGTCTTCGGGGGGAGCGATGTCCATCTGTCGGATGTGGCCCGCGTTTCGGACGGTCCCGGACCGGTGACGGATTATGTGTGGATGGGGAGGGGACCGCGCGAAAAGGATCCGGGGCATTACAGCGCCGTCACCGTTTCGGTGGCGAAGAAAAAAGGGGTCAACGCGGTCACCGTCTCCCGCGAACTCCTGCGGAAGATGAACGATCTTTCGAAGACGCTTCTTCCGGGCGATGTCCGCTGGTCGGTGACGCGCAATTATGGGCACACGGCCGATGAAAAAGCCGACGATCTCCTGAAGCACCTCCTTGTCGCGACTGTTTCCGTCATTCTTCTGATCGGGGTGGCGCTGGGGATTCGTGAAACGGGGGTCGTCGCGGTGGCAATCCCCGTGACGCTGGCCCTGACACTCTTTTTCTCGATGATGATCGGATATACCGTCAACCGCGTGACCCTTTTCGCGCTCATTTTCTCCATCGGGATCCTTGTGGATGACGGGATCGTCGTCGTGGAAAACATCTATCGGCATTTTCATCTGACCTATGGAAAAAAGGACATCGACACCCTGAGCGATCGGGCGATCTATGCGGTGAACGAAGTCGGCAACCCCACCATTCTGGCCACCTTGACGGTGATCGCCGCTCTCCTGCCCATGGCGTTTGTCAGTGGATTGATGGGACCCTACATGCGACCGATTCCGGTCAATGCTTCTCTCGCCATGACCGGCTCTCTTCTGGTGGCCCTGATCGTCACTCCCTATTTCGCCATTCGCCTGATCCGTCCGGGAGGGCACCATAATCCCGTCAGCGCGCGCTTCGATGCCGTGGCGCGGCATCTCTATCGCGTCCTGATGGTGCCTCTTTTGGCTTCCCGGCTGCGACAGAATCTTTTCCTGGGCGCGGTCCTCCTTCTGACGGCGGGCGTCATGGGATTTTTCTACGAACGGACCCTGCTTCTCAAAATGCTTCCCTTCGATAACAAAAGTGAAATCGATGTGGTGATCGACATGCCCGCCGGAACGACTCTGGAGGGAACGGCGGCGGCGGCCCGGGAGGTCGAGAGGGTCGTCCTCGAAAATCCCTGGGTCCGGATGGATCAGGTCTATGTCGGGACGGCCGCTCCGTTCGACTTCAACGGTCTGGTCCGCCATTATTATCTGAGAAGGGGAAAACGGGTGGGAGAAGTGCACGTGAATCTTCTTCCCAAAAACCGTCGTCCTCTCCAGAGCCACCGGATCGCCGAGCAGATCGAACGCTCCCTGCAACCGGTCGGAGCCCGGACGGGAGCCCGGATCAAGGTTGTCGAAGTTCCGCCCGGACCTCCTGTTTTTTCTCCGATCACCGCGGAGGTCTATGGCCCGGACCGGAAAGCCATCGACGACGAGGCCCGCCGTCTGGAAGGCCTCTTCCGGACAATGCCCGGGGTCGTGGACGTGGACAGCTCTCTCGATGACCCCCAGACGCTCTACCGGTTGCGGGTGGACCAGGAGAAGGCGGCCCTGTCGGGGGTCTCCACGGAGGATATCGCCCAGGCTCTTGAAATCGGTCTCCATTCGGTGACCGGGGTTCTGCACACCGATTCCGGAAAAGGGTTTGTTCCGATTCTGGTGGAATACCCGCGCTCCGTCCGGTCGGGCATTCATAACCTGAACACCATTCTGGTCCGGGGCAGGGAAGGGGAGATGATTCCGGTCAGCAGCCTGGTGCGAGTCGAACGGGGGAGGGCCGAAGAAACCCTCTACCGGAAAAATCTTCGGCCGGTCGCCTATGTGGTGGGAAATACGATCGGATCCGACCGGAGTCCGGTGTATGAAGCCGTGGATCTGTCCCGGAAAATGGAGTCCCAGGCGAAAGCGTCCGGACAGACGGTCCGATCCTATTTCTGGGGATATCCCTTTTCGGAGAAGAACGTCTCGGTGCGATGGGGAGGAGAATGGCAGGTCACATTTGTCACCTTCCGGGACATGGGGCTGGCCTTTGCCGCGGCGATCATCCTGATCTACCTTCTGGTCGTGGCCGAGTTTGAAAGCTTCGTGACGCCGCTGATCATCATGAGTCCGATTCCCCTGGCCCTGATCGGGGTCATTCCGGGGCATCTTCTTCTCGGCTCGAATTTCACGGCGACGTCGATGATCGGCTTTATCGCCCTCGGCGGTATCATGGTGAGGAACTCCATCCTTCTGGTGGATTTCCTGCATGCCAAACGGGAGGAGGGAGTCCCGCTCCATCAGGCGATTCTGGAGACCGGCGCCGTTCGGACCCGACCGATTCTTCTGACGGCCCTGGCCCTGGTGGTCGGTTCGTTTGTGATCCTCGACGATCCGATCTTCCGGGGGATGGCGATCTCCCTTCTGTCGGGATCGGTGGTCTCCACCCTGCTGACATTGTTTGTCGTTCCGCTTCTGATCGAGCGGATCGAAGGACCTTCCTGGAATCGGGCGATCGACGCGCGTTCCCGGGAGGAGGGACGGTAG
- a CDS encoding DUF2892 domain-containing protein: MVSIERIIRGFAGTVILASLALAHYESPNWLWLTAFVGANLLQSSLTRWCLLERILRRVLKDRPVTGSCNTV, encoded by the coding sequence ATGGTCAGTATCGAACGGATTATTCGCGGGTTTGCAGGGACGGTGATCCTGGCCAGTCTGGCTCTGGCCCATTATGAATCCCCCAACTGGTTGTGGCTGACGGCTTTTGTCGGAGCCAACCTGCTCCAGTCTTCTCTGACGAGATGGTGTCTTCTCGAGAGGATTCTGAGACGTGTCCTGAAAGACCGGCCTGTGACGGGATCCTGCAACACGGTCTGA